GGGCAATAAATAATTGACATAAAAATGGCTACTTTATCTATAGTTTTCAGATAGCAAgtattatcttttaaaaaaaaaaaaaaaaccttatttACTAATTTTACAAATTAATGACTTAAAAATGCAAAAAGACTATTCTGCTAGTCTCTTTTCTTTTTAAGATGTCTGCCTTAATTTACACCTATACCATATATATAGTCTATTGTTGTCAATAATCCATTATCTCCACCTTAGCAATTGGAGCACGCATAGCACTGGAAAACTACGAAATACATGTGCATTATATTCTTCAAATTCAACAATAAATGGATTTTTTCGATCAATTTAACTTTTATTCAAATTAAGGAAAACTAGCTAAACTAGCAAATGGAATACGACATTGATCACCTCATtggcataatttttttttttataaatgtatacaTCAATTCATTAGTTCATGTGGCATTATGTGCTTAGTTTAATGAAAGCAAGTTGAGCCGTGTAGCCTGTGTGAGCAACTTGAATTGCGGTTAGACCAACGTACAGATCGGGCTCGGACACTGAAGTTCTACCTAGAATTAAGAACACGGTTAAAAGAAGACTCTCAATCGAAAGGTCAATGATTATTTGTGTTGTTCCTTGTTAAACTTTACATTTTATCTTGTTTTTGAGGAAAAACTTATCAGTTTCATCCTTTAACATAGTTTTATTTTTACGCCTGTCGCCAGGTTAGAAATCCTTAGTTAATGTGTGGGAGCATCTGGAATTTTTGTTCgagtttttaagtttttactGTCTACTCATTCAAACATTAACGTACGTACGTATGTGCATTATGCATGATTTACGAAAACCAAATGCATGGAATGTTTCTGCTTTACTATTTTTCTACCTTATAAAAACTGGGGTGGACGAAGGATTTGAGACGATGATATAATTTAGAATTgttattttaattcaaaatgGAGGATACTATGCTCGGTCTGCTCAAGAATTATAAATGTAATAATGATAGATGCATAGATATACGACCATTGACTCAATTAACGTACGATTTGTTCGAATGTGTTGAAGAATTTGGGCTCTATGCCCGGATGATCATTTATGTAAAATACAACATTTTCTTAACAGGAAGCAATTATGCAGCAGATCAAGAATTTGCTTTATACTGCAGTGACCCTTATCTTTGTGATACATTATGCATTAGCACAATTGACTTTGATAGTGTCCAAAGATGGACGGGGAAATTTCACCACTATTACTCAAGCTGTGGCAGCAGCTCCGAACAAAAGTCTCCAAAGGACGgttataaaaataaaagctGGTGTTTACTACGAAAACATCATTATTACCGAAGAAAAGATTAATTTGTATTTCATAGGTGAGGGAATGGACGTCACCAAAATATCGGGTAATAAAAGCGTCAGAATGGGCTTGCAAACTAAGGATACAGCAACAGTCCGTAAGTAGTTTCATAGCTTTGGTTTTTTTTCTCTACTGAAATTCATGGAAACCGATTACTCTATCAAATTAATTGGGTTCGTTAATGTGTTTCAGGAATCAATGCTAATGGATTCGTTGCAATAGATATAACTTTTGAAAACACTGCTGGCCCACAAATGTCCCAAGCAGTTGCTCTAAGCAACTATGGCGACCATACAGCATTCTACAGGTGTCGTTTTTTGGGATATCAAGATACATTGAATCCCCAGTCTCGCACTCAGTTTTACCGAGATTGTGAAGTTTACGGCACCGTAGATTTTATATTCGGTAACGAGGCAAAAGTTGTCTTCCAAAACTGCAACATCTACGCACGCAAGCCATCAGCCGGGCAATCAAACACCGTCACGGCACAAGGCAAAGAGACACCAAATCAGGAGTTTGGCATTGTGATGCAAAATTGCAGTTTTTCAGGTACGCCTGATTTGCTAAAGGAGTTGAACGTGAAGACATTTTTAGGCAGACCTTGGAAAAATTATTCCACGACGGTGATAATGCAAAGCTTTCTGGACAAACTAATCCATCCCAGGGGCTGGTTGGAGTGGGAAGGAGTTAGTTTGGACAAAGTGTATAACGCCGAATACAGTAACCGAGGAACTGGTGCAAGTACCTACGAGAGAGTCAATTGGTCACACGTTATCAACTCCAGAGCTGAGGCCGCGAAGTTTACAGTGAGGAACTTCATTGACGGAGAAAATTGGATTAAATCCACTGGAATTCCATTTTTCCCTGACTTGCTATGATATAGTGTAACGTTGAAAGAGAACTTTGTTTCGACCGAGCAATGTATATATCCATAgaatttattttgtaatatgTGTGCATGTGCTATCATCTCAATATTTCTCGCATATATGTACATTTATttggtcaaaatatttataattaaagatgCATATGAAATCAGTTTGCAAATATGATATAACCGATCCTTTAGGCTTTAACATCACTCAGTCCATCCAATTACATCTGTTGCAccaattaattcaaatataataaattgataTTGGGAATATCAGAGAAggcaaaatatataataaagtaTGCAAATTTGAGTTTAGAAAttagaataaaatatttcacaaaATGGGAATACCGTATCGTGAATCTTGCTCAAAGTAATGGTATCAATCCCTTATAAGATGCaatatattttctataattaatataagatctTTGTAGTATTATTCCACGAGATTTGGGGTTTTAAATGTCCTCTTACTTATATAAAATACTCCATAATACAAACTTTGACATGtatcaaagaaaataaaataacctaaatatatatattatatatacgaGTAGAGAGAAATGTCTTCTCCTTTCACACAAGTCTTCCTAATTATCCTCTTCTTTTTCACCCAAGTTATGTCCATGACAATTAGCAACAAAACTGTTGCTTTGATACAACAAGTGTGCGAGAAAACACATAATTATAGTCTGTGTGTTTCTTCCTTAAAATCCGATCCCCGTGGTCTCAAAGCCGACTTGAAAGATCTTGTTGTTATTACGATGGACATTGCACTAGTGAAGTCGATCAAAATCTCAGAACTTAtcattaaattgaaaaaaacagCCACTGATCCACTTGTGAGATCAAGCTTTAACGTATGTAGTAATGAATACGGTTCATCTATGGTAAGTCTCCAAGAAGCTATAGATGCTTTTGAGTCAAATTCTTATAAAGAATCATATGGGCAGCTTACTGTTGCGGCAAGTGGACCGCTAAG
This window of the Primulina huaijiensis isolate GDHJ02 chromosome 3, ASM1229523v2, whole genome shotgun sequence genome carries:
- the LOC140972080 gene encoding pectinesterase-like, which encodes MQQIKNLLYTAVTLIFVIHYALAQLTLIVSKDGRGNFTTITQAVAAAPNKSLQRTVIKIKAGVYYENIIITEEKINLYFIGEGMDVTKISGNKSVRMGLQTKDTATVRINANGFVAIDITFENTAGPQMSQAVALSNYGDHTAFYRCRFLGYQDTLNPQSRTQFYRDCEVYGTVDFIFGNEAKVVFQNCNIYARKPSAGQSNTVTAQGKETPNQEFGIVMQNCSFSGTPDLLKELNVKTFLGRPWKNYSTTVIMQSFLDKLIHPRGWLEWEGVSLDKVYNAEYSNRGTGASTYERVNWSHVINSRAEAAKFTVRNFIDGENWIKSTGIPFFPDLL
- the LOC140974652 gene encoding putative invertase inhibitor, which translates into the protein MDIALVKSIKISELIIKLKKTATDPLVRSSFNVCSNEYGSSMVSLQEAIDAFESNSYKESYGQLTVAASGPLSCEDTFAEPPARKSPLTAVGADLYSVVTIAEDILSIVMKH